In Leishmania panamensis strain MHOM/PA/94/PSC-1 chromosome 6 sequence, the following proteins share a genomic window:
- a CDS encoding hypothetical protein (TriTrypDB/GeneDB-style sysID: LpmP.06.0020) has translation MPIRALPLEGLTSIAAFFDPSSVPLAFTSASPTGRVAGELAAFACPAHCYGHAASPQTPMLSMDPSFMERVAVITDTQQVKNAEWWMVRSRRLIHDDPYPYPLRSVYFCLSSALELSVDLLARVPLCASTVTILNLNARCDSHNHISSLGVISRLVHLRELIMKNTTVLQSTRQLPMVMTPELHAVFRKLRKLVVGDFYLVKHLPLHDLPELEEVDLAGTGVTSDIVLALSSCHRVHTLTLSGCVGIDCFAPLTALTHLSRLDVSHTHLDNAELLHLCRSCSQLRFLALNSCNHITDFSPLALLENLTYLHVARTRFRTSDLERIKALPELEEVHMSSCRVVDTFTPLADLRTLRVLDLRDTWMDDAGIEAIARCCQLKRLNLSSCPAIEHFSPLAQLSMLDELNLSCSPVTDTCLAMLCASALSLRVILLHGCRLVSDFTPLRKLSSLEEVGVCDTAFNDDGLEAVAQCPQLAKLHLHVCTGVTSLSPLAACAHLVYLGIGGTRFSSNSSESECSSLQERGVRLSHQVFLGTDF, from the coding sequence ATGCCCATTCGTGCACTGCCCCTGGAGGGACTGACCTCTATCGCAGCCTTTTTCGATCCCTCTTCGGTCCCCCTCGCCTTCACAAGCGCCTCGCCTACCGGGCGAGTTGCGGGGGAGCTCGCTGCCTTCGCTTGCCCTGCGCACTGCTATGGCCATGCTGCTTCACCGCAGACGCCAATGCTGAGCATGGACCCGTCCTTTATGGAGCGCGTCGCTGTTATAACGGACACCCAGCAAGTGAAGAATGCGGAGTGGTGGATGGTGCGGAGCCGTCGCCTCATCCACGACGACCCCTACCCATACCCTCTGCGCAGCGTGTACTTCTGTCTGAGCTCGGCACTGGAGCTGTCAGTGGATCTCCTCGCGCGCGTGCCACTCTGCGCGTCCACTGTCACAATACTCAACCTGAATGCCCGCTGCGACAGCCACAATCACATCTCCAGCCTCGGCGTCATATCTCGTCTCGTCCACTTGCGCGAGCTGATCATGAAGAACACGACAGTGCTGCAGTCCACTCGCCAGCTACCTATGGTCATGACACCGGAGCTCCACGCGGTATTTCGAAAGCTGCGCAAGCTCGTTGTTGGCGACTTCTATCTAGTGAAACATCTCCCCCTGCACGACTTgccggagctggaggaggtagACTTGGCTGGAACCGGTGTGACGAGCGACATCGTACTGGCACTGTCGAGCTGCCACCGCGTGCATACCCTCACACTAAGCGGTTGCGTCGGCATCGACTGTTTTGCACCTCTGACAGCACTGACCCACCTCTCTCGGCTTGACgtgtcgcacacacaccttgACAATGCGgagcttctccacctctgccgcagctgtTCACAGCTGCGCTTTCTTGCACTGAATAGCTGCAACCACATCACGGACTTCTCTCCACTAGCTCTCCTAGAGAATCTGACGTATCTCCACGTGGCCCGAACACGCTTCCGCACCTCTGACCTGGAGCGCATCAAGGCTCTTCCAGAGCTGGAGGAAGTGCACATGTCGTCGTGCCGCGTCGTCGACACTTTCACGCCGCTAGCTGACCTGCGAACGCTGCGGGTGCTTGACTTACGGGACACGTGGATGGACGACGCCGGGATCGAGGCTATCgcgcggtgctgccagcTGAAACGCCTCAACTTAAGCTCCTGCCCCGCCATCGAACATTTCTCGCCCCTCGCACAGCTCTCGATGCTGGATGAACTTAACCTCTCGTGCTCGCCGGTGACGGACACATGCCTGGCAATGctctgcgcctccgccttgagCCTTCGCGTCATCCTGCTCCACGGGTGTCGTCTTGTGAGCGACTTCACGCCGCTTCGCAAGCTTTCGTCGCTTGAGGAGGTTGGTGTCTGTGACACAGCCTTCAACGATGACGGACTTGAGGCGGTGGCCCAGTGTCCTCAGCTGGCGAAGTTGCACCTACACGTCTGCACCGGGGTGACATCGTTGTCCCCGCTGGCGGCTTGCGCTCATCTTGTCTACCTCGGCATCGGTGGCACGCGCTTCTCCAGCAATTCTTCTGAGTCCGAGTGCTCGTCTCTCCAGGAGCGCGGCGTGCGGCTTAGTCATCAAGTGTTTCTAGGCACTGACTTTTAG